GGCGGTACCAACCGGCGGCAGATATTCGAACTTCATGCCAGGCTGCACGCCGGTCCAGCCGTTTGCGGAATTGAAGAAAGCATTCTTCTTGTTGGCCATGAAAGCCAGGAAGTCGTAGGTCGCTTCGCGCTTTTTGGAATTGCGGGAGATGACACAATGCCAGGAGCCACCATTTGTGTTGCCGACCTGGTTCAACTCATACTTCTTCCATTCGCCCGTGATCGGATTGAAGGCCTCGGTGGTACCCGGTATACCGGCCGCGCCGACCTTGCCCTTCACCTTCGATGTCTTGGGGTCTTGGGCAAGCGTCGGCAGGTCACCCCAGGTCGGCTCCATTGCCGAATGACCGGCGAGGAACAGATTCCAACCCTGCCCAAGCGTCCAGCTTATCTCTTCACGCGGACCGGCGTTGGCAAGTTTGACGTAATCCTCGAGCGCTCTGAGGTGCCCTTCCGAATTGATGAGGGGCTTCATATTCTGCGGATTGAAGAAATAATACTTGTTGTCGGGCGAGATCACATAAGGTGCCGACAGTGACAGGAAGTGAAAAAATCCCTGCTCGTTCACCTTGGCGTGCAGCGCCAGGCCCCAGTCATTTCCGCCGTCCTTGTTCCAATCCCAGCCAGTAAAGAATTCCGCGGCGTCGTGCAGCTCTTTCATGGTCTTGGGCGGACTGGGCAGCTCATAGCCGTACTTGGCCTTAAACTTTTCCTTGGTCTCGCCGTCGGTGAAGATGTCTTTACGGTAGTATAGCGCCTGCGCATCCCCGTCGAAGAGCACGCCATAGAGCTTGCCGTTCCATTCATAGAGCTTGCGCATGGACGGCAGCCACTGGTTCGGATCCC
This genomic interval from Bradyrhizobium sp. CB82 contains the following:
- a CDS encoding extracellular solute-binding protein, encoding MPSGGHVEKFEHLLHGYLKGKIGRREFVLGGLQAGLSLAVLTRLTAPARAANLMESAPEAPYESPITKERVDFIKTKPFKGTTINVMVLKATVGDGLKYHVPHWEEETGGKANVAEVPIETLHQQIFSDLASGLGRYDAYMTGAWFYGDFFVPETPYIIDIDNLLADPRYPYWDPNQWLPSMRKLYEWNGKLYGVLFDGDAQALYYRKDIFTDGETKEKFKAKYGYELPSPPKTMKELHDAAEFFTGWDWNKDGGNDWGLALHAKVNEQGFFHFLSLSAPYVISPDNKYYFFNPQNMKPLINSEGHLRALEDYVKLANAGPREEISWTLGQGWNLFLAGHSAMEPTWGDLPTLAQDPKTSKVKGKVGAAGIPGTTEAFNPITGEWKKYELNQVGNTNGGSWHCVISRNSKKREATYDFLAFMANKKNAFFNSANGWTGVQPGMKFEYLPPVGTASLDEFKAQNWNADDVVEYLKGYYSVLSAPVQEEYLRIPGTAEYWHELDVNISAVLGGQMQPKAALDATAAAWEKITERYGREKQKALYQASFE